The Epinephelus lanceolatus isolate andai-2023 chromosome 11, ASM4190304v1, whole genome shotgun sequence genome window below encodes:
- the LOC117264589 gene encoding T-box transcription factor TBX2b-like isoform X2 → MRDPVDTATAMAYHPFQTHRPGALPLSALFTTAQPSFFPALPFPDVASLSEPLPEQAASDAALRRHRQPVHPQSLKSLQPEDGLEDDPKVTLESKSLWNEFHKMGTEMVITKSGRRMFPAFKVRVDGLVAAAKYILLMDIVAVDDCRYKFHNSRWVVAGKADPEMPKRMYIHPDSPSKGEQWMSKPVAFHKLKLTNNISDKHGFTILNSMHKYQPRFHIVRANDIMKLPYSTFRTYVFPETEFIAVTAYQNEKITQLKIDNNPFAKGFRDTGNGRREKRSKQLSMSPHESQSKVDRDCADSDDSSEQPSTSDPFYSPWELVSSPLMSTPTCQDDNIVGSDSDIDLQDEDIAEASCSRTEHMSKKSEETPQNKPALRNLIITLWRIVLLSIQLHGSTSSPHLFCNLYAGQKPLFPQLSALVTIQPLSGPHLCHLKPKPTYKQIALQFKLTI, encoded by the exons ATGAGAGATCCAGTTGACACAGCGACTGCCATGGCTTACCATCCTTTCCAAACTCATCGACCAGGTGCCTTGCCCTTGTCAGCCCTCTTTACCACCGCTCAGCCCTCGTTTTTCCCCGCGCTGCCTTTCCCAGACGTCGCCTCTCTGTCCGAGCCTCTGCCGGAGCAGGCTGCCTCTGACGCAGCGCTGAGGCGCCACCGTCAGCCGGTTCACCCGCAGTCCTTGAAGAGCCTGCAGCCAGAGGACGGGCTGGAAGATGACCCGAAAGTCACTCTGGAGTCAAAGAGTTTATGGAATGAATTTCACAAAATGGGAACTGAGATGGTTATTACAAAATCAGGAAG GCGGATGTTCCCGGCGTTCAAAGTGCGGGTGGACGGGCTGGTTGCAGCAGCAAAGTACATCCTGCTGATGGACATCGTCGCCGTTGATGACTGCCGCTACAAGTTTCACAACTCCCGCTGGGTGGTGGCTGGGAAAGCTGACCCGGAGATGCCAAAGCGCATGTACATCCATCCAGACAGCCCGTCCAAAGGAGAGCAGTGGATGAGCAAGCCCGTCGCTTTCCATAAACTCAAACTCACCAATAATATTTCGGATAAGCATGGATTT actatTTTGAATTCAATGCATAAATACCAACCCAGATTTCATATTGTGAGAGCCAACGACATAATGAAGCTTCCATACAGCACCTTCCGGACTTACGTTTTCCCGGAGACGGAGTTCATCGCTGTCACTGCGTATCAGAATGAAAAG ATTACACAGCTAAAAATCGACAACAATCCCTTTGCCAAAGGATTTAGAGACACAGGAAATGGGAGACGAGAAAAGAG GAGTAAGCAGTTATCTATGTCGCCGCATGAGAGCCAAAGCAAAGTGGACCGGGACTGTGCTGATTCTGATGACTCGAGTGAGCAACCCAGCACCAGTGATCCCTTTTATTCTCCATGGGAGCTGGTGAGCAGCCCTCTGATGTCTACACCTACCTGTCAAG ATGACAACATTGTTGGAAGCGATTCAGATATTGATCTTCAAGATGAGGACATTGCTGAAGCCAGTTGTTCTAGGACTGAACACATGAGTAAGAAGAGTGAGGAGACACCACAGAACAAGCCTGCTCTCA GGAATCTCATTATCACCCTTTGGAGGATTGTTCTCCTATCCATACAGCTACATGGCAGCACCAGCTCTCCCCACCTGTTCTGCAACCTCTACGCTGGCCAGAAACCACTGTTTCCGCAGCTCTCGGCCTTGGTTACGATTCAGCCCTTATCAGGTCCCCACCTCTGTCATCTCAAGCCAAAGCCTACTTACAAGCAGATCGCCTTGCAGTTCAAACTCACAATCTGA
- the LOC117264589 gene encoding T-box transcription factor TBX2b-like isoform X1 translates to MRDPVDTATAMAYHPFQTHRPGALPLSALFTTAQPSFFPALPFPDVASLSEPLPEQAASDAALRRHRQPVHPQSLKSLQPEDGLEDDPKVTLESKSLWNEFHKMGTEMVITKSGRRMFPAFKVRVDGLVAAAKYILLMDIVAVDDCRYKFHNSRWVVAGKADPEMPKRMYIHPDSPSKGEQWMSKPVAFHKLKLTNNISDKHGFTILNSMHKYQPRFHIVRANDIMKLPYSTFRTYVFPETEFIAVTAYQNEKITQLKIDNNPFAKGFRDTGNGRREKRSKQLSMSPHESQSKVDRDCADSDDSSEQPSTSDPFYSPWELVSSPLMSTPTCQDDNIVGSDSDIDLQDEDIAEASCSRTEHMSKKSEETPQNKPALSKCDDDQDTMKDRTLLRTSDDMYSTETDSSKKHMSEIRDGVLPMMSQTQSLSSLSSGHLQTLDGWNAHSQQFLKFGAPLLFNPRQLSAKPEGMGHLLSSLPGVNNLENGGLSSQSITSPSPFMFHVSQHMLASQGISLSPFGGLFSYPYSYMAAPALPTCSATSTLARNHCFRSSRPWLRFSPYQVPTSVISSQSLLTSRSPCSSNSQSELSKSGSREASPVSDNHSHKSKAKGKIAPTKNTAKGSSNELQKTHNPVTGLDKPPPPQ, encoded by the exons ATGAGAGATCCAGTTGACACAGCGACTGCCATGGCTTACCATCCTTTCCAAACTCATCGACCAGGTGCCTTGCCCTTGTCAGCCCTCTTTACCACCGCTCAGCCCTCGTTTTTCCCCGCGCTGCCTTTCCCAGACGTCGCCTCTCTGTCCGAGCCTCTGCCGGAGCAGGCTGCCTCTGACGCAGCGCTGAGGCGCCACCGTCAGCCGGTTCACCCGCAGTCCTTGAAGAGCCTGCAGCCAGAGGACGGGCTGGAAGATGACCCGAAAGTCACTCTGGAGTCAAAGAGTTTATGGAATGAATTTCACAAAATGGGAACTGAGATGGTTATTACAAAATCAGGAAG GCGGATGTTCCCGGCGTTCAAAGTGCGGGTGGACGGGCTGGTTGCAGCAGCAAAGTACATCCTGCTGATGGACATCGTCGCCGTTGATGACTGCCGCTACAAGTTTCACAACTCCCGCTGGGTGGTGGCTGGGAAAGCTGACCCGGAGATGCCAAAGCGCATGTACATCCATCCAGACAGCCCGTCCAAAGGAGAGCAGTGGATGAGCAAGCCCGTCGCTTTCCATAAACTCAAACTCACCAATAATATTTCGGATAAGCATGGATTT actatTTTGAATTCAATGCATAAATACCAACCCAGATTTCATATTGTGAGAGCCAACGACATAATGAAGCTTCCATACAGCACCTTCCGGACTTACGTTTTCCCGGAGACGGAGTTCATCGCTGTCACTGCGTATCAGAATGAAAAG ATTACACAGCTAAAAATCGACAACAATCCCTTTGCCAAAGGATTTAGAGACACAGGAAATGGGAGACGAGAAAAGAG GAGTAAGCAGTTATCTATGTCGCCGCATGAGAGCCAAAGCAAAGTGGACCGGGACTGTGCTGATTCTGATGACTCGAGTGAGCAACCCAGCACCAGTGATCCCTTTTATTCTCCATGGGAGCTGGTGAGCAGCCCTCTGATGTCTACACCTACCTGTCAAG ATGACAACATTGTTGGAAGCGATTCAGATATTGATCTTCAAGATGAGGACATTGCTGAAGCCAGTTGTTCTAGGACTGAACACATGAGTAAGAAGAGTGAGGAGACACCACAGAACAAGCCTGCTCTCAGTAAGTGCGACGACGATCAGGACACAATGAAAGACAGAACACTGTTAAGAACATCAGATGATATGTACTCTACGGAGACTGACTCATCAAAAAAGCACATGAGTGAAATCAGAGATGGGGTCCTGCCTATGATGTCCCAAACGCAAAGTTTATCATCCCTCAGCTCTGGTCACCTTCAGACTTTGGATGGATGGAATGCGCACAGCCAACAGTTTCTTAAGTTCGGGGCACCTTTGTTATTTAACCCGAGACAGTTGTCAGCGAAGCCAGAGGGAATGGGACATCTTTTGTCGTCTTTGCCGGGAGTAAATAACCTGGAAAACGGAGGCCTGTCTTCTCAAAGCAtcacctctccctctcccttcaTGTTTCACGTGTCACAGCACATGCTGGCATCTCAG GGAATCTCATTATCACCCTTTGGAGGATTGTTCTCCTATCCATACAGCTACATGGCAGCACCAGCTCTCCCCACCTGTTCTGCAACCTCTACGCTGGCCAGAAACCACTGTTTCCGCAGCTCTCGGCCTTGGTTACGATTCAGCCCTTATCAGGTCCCCACCTCTGTCATCTCAAGCCAAAGCCTACTTACAAGCAGATCGCCTTGCAGTTCAAACTCACAATCTGAGCTGTCCAAATCAGGGAGCAGAGAGGCAAGTCCAGTGTCTGACAATCACAGTCACAAAAGCAAGGCCAAGGGGAAGATTGCTCCGACAAAGAACACTGCTAAAGGTTCTTCAAATGAACTGCAGAAGACACATAATCCGGTTACAGGACTTGACAAACCACCTCCTCCACAATAG